Proteins found in one Micromonospora sp. WMMD1082 genomic segment:
- a CDS encoding SDR family oxidoreductase — protein MPPDQPTSERWALITGATAGIGAAFAARLASDGWHLVLVARDGTRLAAQAAELTGRHGVETETLTADLSTDDGCAAVERRLADGPPVELLVNNAGISLNKPFLRSSPQDEARLLRLNVHAVMRLTHAALRTMTERRIGAVINVSSVAGFGAVMPGSTYSASKAWVTNFSESVGQSARPFGVRVMALCPGYTRTEFHQRAGIDMSKTPEWMWLSAPDVVDDALLDLGKGKLVSVPSWKYKLAVAGLRHAPRRLIDVVARDTRGRTGRDRG, from the coding sequence GTGCCGCCCGACCAGCCGACCAGTGAGCGATGGGCGTTGATCACCGGGGCGACCGCGGGGATCGGGGCGGCCTTCGCCGCCCGGCTCGCGTCCGACGGGTGGCACCTGGTGCTCGTCGCCCGCGACGGGACGCGGCTGGCCGCACAGGCCGCCGAGCTGACCGGCCGGCACGGCGTGGAGACCGAGACCCTCACGGCCGATCTGTCCACCGACGACGGTTGCGCGGCGGTCGAGCGGCGACTGGCCGACGGCCCCCCGGTCGAGCTGCTGGTCAACAACGCCGGCATCAGCCTGAACAAGCCGTTCCTCCGATCGTCACCGCAGGACGAGGCCCGGCTGCTGCGGCTCAACGTGCACGCCGTGATGCGGCTGACCCACGCGGCGCTGCGTACGATGACCGAACGACGCATCGGCGCAGTGATTAATGTCTCTTCCGTGGCGGGTTTCGGTGCGGTGATGCCCGGTTCGACGTACTCGGCCAGCAAGGCGTGGGTCACGAACTTCAGCGAGTCCGTCGGCCAGTCCGCCCGCCCCTTCGGCGTACGCGTGATGGCGCTCTGCCCCGGCTACACCCGCACCGAGTTCCACCAGCGTGCCGGCATCGACATGTCGAAAACCCCCGAATGGATGTGGCTCAGCGCGCCCGATGTGGTCGATGATGCCCTGCTTGACCTGGGAAAAGGCAAGCTTGTCAGCGTTCCGTCGTGGAAGTACAAGCTGGCCGTGGCGGGCCTGCGGCACGCCCCACGCCGGCTGATCGACGTGGTCGCCCGGGACACCCGGGGGCGTACCGGCCGCGATCGCGGCTGA
- the pyrE gene encoding orotate phosphoribosyltransferase → MGDHDDLRKFISDLAVVHGRVVLSSGREADWYVDLRRVTLHHRAAPLVGRVMRELTADWSYDAVGGLTLGADPIAVAMLHAAGRPLDAFVVRKAGKAHGLQRRIEGPDVAGRRVLAVEDTSTTGGSVLTAVEALREAGAEVVGVAVIVDRGAGDAVRAAGMPYRAAYTLADLGLVA, encoded by the coding sequence ATGGGGGACCACGACGACCTGCGTAAATTCATCTCCGACCTGGCTGTGGTCCATGGACGGGTGGTGCTGTCCTCGGGGCGGGAGGCGGACTGGTACGTCGATCTGCGTCGCGTCACGCTCCATCACCGGGCGGCACCGCTGGTGGGTCGGGTGATGCGGGAGCTGACCGCCGACTGGTCGTACGACGCGGTGGGTGGGCTGACGTTGGGGGCCGATCCGATCGCCGTCGCGATGCTGCACGCCGCCGGGCGTCCGTTGGACGCGTTCGTGGTCCGCAAGGCGGGCAAGGCGCACGGGCTGCAACGGCGGATCGAGGGGCCCGACGTGGCAGGTCGTCGGGTGCTGGCGGTGGAGGACACCTCCACCACCGGCGGAAGTGTGTTGACCGCCGTCGAGGCCCTTCGCGAGGCCGGGGCCGAGGTCGTGGGGGTGGCGGTTATCGTTGATCGTGGCGCCGGCGACGCGGTGCGAGCCGCCGGAATGCCGTACCGGGCGGCCTATACGTTGGCTGACCTCGGCCTTGTGGCGTAA
- a CDS encoding metalloregulator ArsR/SmtB family transcription factor — protein sequence MEYVGTALAEMTMPQISPLAGEPIERADAERLAGVLKALADPARLRLLSLIQSAPEGEACVVDLTAPLGLSQPTVSHHLRILTEAGLLERDKRGVWAYYRLVPSAIATIADLLTPPRKRATKKAR from the coding sequence ATGGAATACGTGGGAACTGCGTTGGCCGAAATGACTATGCCTCAGATCTCGCCGCTTGCCGGCGAGCCGATCGAACGTGCCGACGCCGAGCGGCTGGCGGGGGTCCTCAAGGCCCTCGCCGACCCCGCTCGGCTGCGGCTACTCAGCCTGATCCAGTCGGCGCCGGAGGGCGAGGCGTGTGTGGTTGACCTCACCGCACCGCTCGGCCTCTCCCAGCCGACGGTCAGCCACCACTTGCGCATCCTCACCGAGGCCGGCTTGCTGGAGCGGGACAAGCGCGGTGTGTGGGCCTACTACCGGCTGGTCCCGAGTGCGATCGCCACGATCGCCGACCTGCTGACCCCGCCGCGCAAGCGGGCCACCAAGAAGGCTCGCTGA
- a CDS encoding DUF368 domain-containing protein: MALGERVGHVLRGAAIGVAEAVPGISGGTIALVTGVYERVIASAGHVVSGVRYAASDVPRGRGWTRAGHQLRQVHWEVVIPLLIGMLPGLLIAAKVLEPLLTGYPEQTRGFFLGLVLASVLVPISMVGMPWRRVEILALIAAAAAAFALTGLPQATLTPHPLIVLVAAAVAVCALVLPGVSGSFLLLTVGLYEPTITALNDRNFGYLAIFVTGMVIGLSLFVKVLQWLLEQHRRITLAVMSGALLGSLRALWPWQSEERALHAPGDGIVSIAALFVLGAAVVSAMIIAERRRLRRAARDLTEETYETPHVR, encoded by the coding sequence ATGGCATTGGGCGAACGGGTAGGTCATGTCCTGCGCGGCGCGGCCATCGGCGTGGCCGAGGCCGTGCCGGGGATCAGCGGCGGCACCATCGCGCTCGTCACCGGCGTGTACGAGCGGGTCATCGCATCCGCCGGCCACGTGGTGAGTGGCGTACGGTACGCGGCCTCCGACGTGCCGCGCGGGCGCGGCTGGACGCGGGCGGGGCACCAACTCCGGCAGGTGCACTGGGAGGTGGTGATCCCGCTGCTGATCGGCATGCTGCCCGGCCTGCTGATCGCGGCGAAGGTGCTGGAGCCGCTACTGACCGGCTATCCGGAGCAGACCCGCGGGTTCTTCCTCGGGCTGGTGCTCGCCTCGGTGCTGGTGCCGATCTCGATGGTCGGCATGCCGTGGCGGCGCGTCGAGATCCTCGCCCTGATCGCCGCCGCGGCGGCCGCGTTCGCGCTGACCGGGCTGCCGCAGGCCACCCTCACGCCGCATCCGCTGATCGTGCTGGTGGCGGCGGCGGTCGCGGTCTGCGCACTGGTGCTGCCCGGGGTGTCCGGGTCGTTCCTGCTGCTGACCGTCGGCCTGTACGAGCCGACCATCACCGCACTCAACGACCGCAACTTCGGCTACCTGGCGATCTTCGTGACGGGCATGGTCATCGGCCTGTCGCTCTTCGTCAAGGTGCTCCAGTGGCTGCTCGAACAGCATCGCCGGATCACCCTCGCGGTGATGTCCGGTGCCCTGCTGGGCAGCCTGCGCGCGCTGTGGCCATGGCAGTCCGAGGAGCGTGCCCTGCACGCCCCCGGCGACGGCATCGTCTCCATCGCCGCCCTGTTCGTGCTCGGCGCCGCCGTCGTCTCGGCAATGATCATCGCCGAGCGGCGCCGGCTGCGCCGGGCCGCCCGGGACCTCACCGAGGAGACGTACGAAACGCCGCACGTCCGCTGA
- a CDS encoding polynucleotide kinase-phosphatase, with amino-acid sequence MSVLDIPELALVALVGISGSGKSTFARRHFAPSQVLSSDAFRAMVADDENDQSASAEAFDALHYVAGKRLRAGRLTVVDATNLQPHARAALVRVAREHDVLPVAIVLDVPEALAWERTEARADRTFGRQVLARMSRDLRRSYAQLAREGFRKVHVLRGVDEIEAAEVRYERLFNDRRELTGPFDIVGDVHGCRAELETLLTRLGWQLRRDDAGRPVDATHPSGRTAVFVGDLVDRGPDSPGVLRLVMGMVAAGHALCVPGNHEQKLLRKLRGRNVKVAHGLAETLAQLDAEPAEFATEVAGFVDGLVSHYVLDGGRLVVAHAGLKEEYQGRASGRVRAFALYGETTGETDEYGLPVRYPWAREYRGAATVVYGHTPTPEPEWVNNTICIDTGCVFGGRLTALRYPERELVSVPAEREWYAPVRPLTAAPARPDEVLELTDVAGRRHVEHPYGSLTVPAENAAAALEVMSRFAVDPRQLVWLPPTMAPCSTSQLDGYLEHPAEAFADYRAAGVDRVVCEEKHMGSRAVVLVCRDPDGGPFGPGGGVVHTRTGRPFFGGPLDAELLDRVRAAVSGAGLWDELDTGWLLLDCELLPWSAKAGGLIREQYAGVGAAGRAALPAALTVLDAAAGRGLDVAELRERTARRRDDVSAYTAAYRAYVAPTDGLRGVTLAPFAVLAGAKASYVDRDHGWHLGLADRLCAADPEFFTPTRRQVVDLSDADAVRDATDWWLALTAAGGEGMVVKPYAGPAARGERGSLRQPGIKCRGREYLRIIYGPGYTEPEQLAALRHRSLGRKRGLALREHALGLAALDALVDGAPLWRRHELVFAILACESEPVDPRL; translated from the coding sequence ATGAGTGTGCTGGACATTCCCGAGCTGGCGCTGGTGGCGCTGGTCGGCATCTCCGGCTCCGGCAAGTCGACCTTCGCCCGCCGGCACTTCGCGCCGAGTCAGGTGCTCTCCTCGGACGCCTTCCGGGCGATGGTCGCCGACGACGAGAACGACCAGTCCGCCTCGGCGGAGGCCTTCGACGCGCTGCACTACGTGGCGGGCAAGCGGCTCCGCGCGGGCCGGCTCACCGTGGTCGACGCGACCAACCTCCAGCCGCACGCCCGGGCCGCCCTGGTCCGGGTGGCCCGCGAACACGACGTGCTGCCGGTGGCCATCGTGCTGGACGTTCCCGAGGCGCTGGCCTGGGAGCGCACCGAGGCACGGGCCGACCGCACCTTCGGGCGGCAGGTGCTGGCCCGGATGTCCCGGGACCTGCGGCGCAGCTACGCCCAGTTGGCCCGCGAGGGCTTCCGCAAGGTGCACGTGCTGCGCGGGGTCGACGAGATCGAGGCCGCCGAGGTCCGCTACGAGCGGCTGTTCAACGACCGGCGCGAGCTGACCGGGCCGTTCGACATCGTCGGTGACGTGCACGGTTGCCGCGCCGAACTGGAGACGCTGCTGACCCGGTTGGGTTGGCAACTGCGCCGCGACGACGCGGGCCGGCCGGTGGACGCGACGCACCCGTCGGGGCGTACCGCCGTGTTCGTCGGTGACCTGGTGGACCGCGGCCCGGACTCGCCCGGGGTGCTCCGCCTGGTGATGGGCATGGTCGCGGCCGGGCATGCGCTCTGCGTGCCGGGCAACCACGAGCAGAAGCTGCTGCGCAAGCTGCGCGGGCGCAACGTGAAGGTGGCCCACGGGCTGGCCGAGACGTTGGCGCAGCTGGACGCCGAGCCGGCGGAGTTCGCCACCGAGGTGGCCGGCTTCGTCGACGGGCTGGTCAGCCACTATGTGCTCGACGGCGGGCGGCTGGTGGTGGCGCACGCCGGGCTGAAGGAGGAGTACCAGGGCCGGGCGTCGGGCCGGGTACGCGCGTTCGCGCTGTACGGCGAGACCACCGGTGAGACCGACGAGTACGGTCTCCCGGTGCGCTACCCGTGGGCGCGGGAGTACCGAGGTGCGGCCACGGTCGTCTACGGCCACACCCCCACCCCGGAGCCGGAGTGGGTCAACAACACCATCTGCATCGACACCGGCTGCGTCTTCGGCGGCCGGCTGACCGCGCTGCGCTACCCGGAGCGGGAACTGGTCTCGGTGCCGGCGGAGCGCGAGTGGTACGCCCCGGTCCGGCCGCTCACCGCGGCGCCGGCCCGGCCCGACGAGGTGCTGGAGCTGACCGACGTCGCCGGTCGACGGCACGTCGAGCACCCGTACGGCTCGCTCACCGTGCCGGCGGAGAACGCCGCCGCCGCGTTGGAGGTGATGAGCCGCTTCGCGGTCGACCCGCGCCAGCTGGTCTGGCTGCCGCCGACCATGGCGCCCTGCTCGACCTCGCAGCTGGACGGGTACCTGGAGCATCCGGCGGAGGCGTTCGCCGACTACCGGGCGGCCGGGGTGGACCGGGTGGTCTGCGAGGAGAAGCACATGGGCTCCCGCGCCGTCGTGCTGGTCTGCCGCGATCCGGACGGCGGCCCGTTCGGCCCGGGCGGCGGGGTGGTGCACACCCGCACCGGCCGGCCGTTCTTCGGCGGCCCGCTCGACGCCGAGCTGCTCGACCGGGTGCGCGCGGCGGTGAGCGGCGCCGGGCTCTGGGACGAACTGGACACCGGGTGGCTGCTGCTCGACTGCGAACTGCTGCCGTGGTCGGCCAAGGCCGGTGGCCTGATCCGCGAGCAGTACGCGGGGGTCGGCGCCGCCGGACGGGCCGCTCTGCCGGCGGCGTTGACGGTGCTGGACGCGGCGGCCGGTCGAGGGCTGGACGTGGCGGAGCTGCGGGAGCGGACCGCCCGCCGCCGGGACGACGTGTCCGCCTACACGGCGGCGTACCGGGCGTACGTGGCGCCGACGGACGGGTTGCGCGGGGTGACGCTCGCCCCGTTCGCCGTGCTGGCCGGCGCGAAGGCCAGCTACGTCGACCGTGATCACGGCTGGCACCTGGGGCTGGCCGACCGGCTCTGCGCGGCGGACCCGGAGTTCTTCACGCCGACCCGCCGTCAGGTGGTCGACCTGTCCGACGCCGACGCGGTACGCGACGCCACCGACTGGTGGCTGGCGCTGACCGCCGCCGGCGGTGAGGGCATGGTCGTCAAGCCGTACGCCGGGCCGGCCGCCCGCGGCGAGCGGGGCTCGCTGCGCCAACCGGGGATCAAGTGCCGGGGGCGCGAGTACCTGCGGATCATCTACGGGCCCGGGTACACCGAGCCCGAACAGCTGGCCGCGCTGCGGCACCGCTCGCTGGGGCGGAAGCGGGGGTTGGCACTGCGTGAGCACGCGCTCGGCCTGGCCGCGTTGGACGCCCTGGTCGACGGCGCGCCGCTGTGGCGCCGGCACGAGCTGGTCTTCGCGATCCTGGCCTGCGAGTCCGAGCCCGTCGACCCCCGGCTGTGA